The DNA segment TCGAAGGCGGCATCGCCATGGGCATCGGGCACGCTTTGATGGAAGACATGCCGCTGTACGAAGGCGGGCCGGGGGAGGGTGACTGGAACTTCAACCGTTATCGCTTGCCGATGGCCCGTCACGTTGCGGTGTGGAAGCAGACCGCGGAAATTCTGCCGCCGCTGTCACCGAGCGATCCGTCCAAGGGCATCGCCGAGGTGGTGATGATCCCGATTGTCGGCGCCATCGGTAACGCCGTGGCACACGCCATCGGTAAACGTGTTCGCGACCTGCCCATCACTGCTGCGCGCATCAAGGAGGCCCTCAATGGCTAACCGTCCGCTTCAACTGACCCTCAATGGTCAATCCGTCGGCCCGGTGGACATCCCTGATGACCTGCCGATGATCGACTATCTGCACGAATACAAAAACCTCACCGGTTCGCGTCTGGGCTGTGGCCAGGGCATCTGCCACGCCTGCGTGGTGATCGTCGACAACCCGGACGGCACCAGCGAAGAAGTGCGCACCTGCATCACTGGTGCGCATTATTTCGAGGGCAAAAAGGTTCGCACCATCGAGGCCCACGCCAAGCGTGACGAGCAGGGCCAGGTCACTGAGCTGAATCCGATCCAGCAACGTTTCGTCGATGAGTTCGCCTTTCAGTGCAGCTACTGCGCGCCGGGCTTCGTCAACGCCGCGACGGTATTGGTGGAAAAGCTGCAGCGTCAGCCAATCGTCAAAAGCCAGCTGGAACAGGTCATCGAGGACAGCCTCGGCCATCACGTTTGCCGTTGCACCGGGTACGTGCGTTATTACAACGCCACCCGCAACGTGCTGACCGATCTCGGCTTGGTCAAGGAGGGTTAAACATGAAGCGTTTACTGACCCGCCTGACGCTGGCGGTCGGCATTGCCGCGCCAGTGTTGTTCGCCCACGCCGATGAGCAGATCAAGCGCGGCGAATACCTCGCCCGCGCTGCCGACTGCATGGCTTGCCACACCGCCGCCGGTGGCGCGCCGTTTGCCGGCGGACTGCCGATCGTCTCGCCGTTCGGCACGATCTACGGCACCAACATCACTCCGAGCAAGAAATACGGCATCGGTTTGTACAACGATGACGAATTCTTCGCTGCGCTGACCGAAGGCAAGCGGCGCGACGGGGCGAACCTGTATCCGGCGATGCCGTATACCTCGTATCACCTGATGCCGCGCGCAGACTCCGACGCGATCCATGCCTATCTGAAAACCATCGAGCCGATCGAGCGTGCCGCGCCGGTCACCAGCCTGAGTTTTCCGTTTAACGTGCGCCCGGGCCTGATGGGCTGGAACATGCTCTATGGCAGCGCTCTGAAGCTGGAACCGGCCGAAGGCAAAAGCGAAGCGTGGAAGCGCGGCCAGTACATGGTCGAAGTGCTCGGCCACTGCGGCGAATGCCATACCCCACGCGGCCTGCCGGGCGCAATGCAGCTGGACAAGCGCTTGACTGGCGGCATCCTCAACGGCTACCTGGCGCCGAGCCTGCTCGCCACCGATCTGGCTGCGCGCGGCTGGAACCAGCAGGATCTGGCGGCGTTTCTTAAACACGGCATGAGTGCGCAGGGCACGATGTTCAACGAGATGTTCCCGGTGTTTCACAACAGCACTCAAGGCCTCAAGGATGCGGATCTGGCGGCCATGGCGACTTTCCTGCTCGGTGAGCAACCGCCGGCAGCCAAGGCGCTGGTTGAAGTGCCAGTCGCGCAGCTCGGTGCCAGTGCCCAGCGCGGTCGTCAGGAATACCTGAACGTCTGCGCCGGTTGTCACGCGGCGGGTGGCGAAGGCAAGCCGCACATCGCGGTGGCCATGCGCGGCAACACCACGTTGCGTCTGGAAGACCCGCGTAACCTGCTGCGGGTGATCGAGGACGGCATCGGCGAACAGAAGTTTTCCGGGTTCGAGCACATGCAACCAATGCCGGGTTTCGCCGACAAGCTCAGTCCTGAGCAACTGACCGATCTGCTCAACTACCTGCGTCAGGGCTGGGGCGGGCAATCGGCAGAGCTGGCGGTGAGCGAGGTGCAGAAGCTGCAAGCCGACGCACCGTCGATCGAGCACAAGGCGCACTGACATGCAGCATCTCGATCTGCAAGTGGTGCGCCGGGCGCTGGAGTGGTCACAGGCCGGGCAGCGCATCTGGCTGTGCACGGTGCTGGCGACCTATGGCTCGGCACCGCGCGCGCCGGGTTCGCTGTTGGCGGTGAATGACGGCGGGCAGTGGATCGGATCGCTGTCCGGTGGTTGCGTCGAGGAAGATTTCCTCCAGCGAGTCGCCGAGGGTGCGTTTCACGATGCCGTCACCGTTGTGCGTTACGGCGAGGGTGACGATCCGCGTTCGCGAGTCAGCCTGCCCTGTGGCG comes from the Pseudomonas granadensis genome and includes:
- a CDS encoding c-type cytochrome translates to MKRLLTRLTLAVGIAAPVLFAHADEQIKRGEYLARAADCMACHTAAGGAPFAGGLPIVSPFGTIYGTNITPSKKYGIGLYNDDEFFAALTEGKRRDGANLYPAMPYTSYHLMPRADSDAIHAYLKTIEPIERAAPVTSLSFPFNVRPGLMGWNMLYGSALKLEPAEGKSEAWKRGQYMVEVLGHCGECHTPRGLPGAMQLDKRLTGGILNGYLAPSLLATDLAARGWNQQDLAAFLKHGMSAQGTMFNEMFPVFHNSTQGLKDADLAAMATFLLGEQPPAAKALVEVPVAQLGASAQRGRQEYLNVCAGCHAAGGEGKPHIAVAMRGNTTLRLEDPRNLLRVIEDGIGEQKFSGFEHMQPMPGFADKLSPEQLTDLLNYLRQGWGGQSAELAVSEVQKLQADAPSIEHKAH
- a CDS encoding (2Fe-2S)-binding protein — encoded protein: MANRPLQLTLNGQSVGPVDIPDDLPMIDYLHEYKNLTGSRLGCGQGICHACVVIVDNPDGTSEEVRTCITGAHYFEGKKVRTIEAHAKRDEQGQVTELNPIQQRFVDEFAFQCSYCAPGFVNAATVLVEKLQRQPIVKSQLEQVIEDSLGHHVCRCTGYVRYYNATRNVLTDLGLVKEG